A segment of the Macrobrachium nipponense isolate FS-2020 chromosome 4, ASM1510439v2, whole genome shotgun sequence genome:
ttgaataaataatacaaaaacatacataatactattaattattttacattcTAAAATAGTCAGGTGGTCTACTTTGTCTGGTAGACCTTCGAAGTTTTGGTAATTCAGATATCGATCTATCAGGTGAGCCATCAGAagttttaccattttcatttacAGATAGTTCTTCTGACAGCTGCCGCCCCTTTTCACTTTTCTTCTACATTTGGGATTTCATTCTTCTCTGCACCTGCAACTGCATCGCCTAACTCTTCACGAGTATTTATGAACTCTTTTGGTAATGGCGGGTCTGGATAGCTGACCAACTCTGAAGAATCACGtgctaaaagttcatttttgttatCTTGAGAATCATTGGAGATCAGTCTCATTTGATCAATATGCCCTTCTTGGTATTTTGACGATACTCCCGAACCAGTACCACGTCCCCTATATCGAGTTCCCTCATTGGTTTCTCGTTCTCTGAGGCTTTTCTTTCAATTCGCTGAGATGCATCTGGGTGTAGTAAATCAAGGCGTGTGCGTAACTGCCGACCCATGAGCTCTGCAGGCGTGCGTTTTGTTGTACAGTGAGGTGTAGTTCGGTAAGTCAGTATAAATTGGCACAACTTGGTATTTAAAGATGTATTACACGATTGCAATGTTCTCATcgcccttttcattccttgtttGAATGTTCTTACTGTATTTTCGGCCTGCCCATTACTGCTTGGGTGATAAGCGGGTATCAGTATATGCTTTACACCATTTTGGGTCATGAACTCTTTAAATTCCTCAGCCACAAACTGTCTTCCATTATCAGACACGAGCTCTACACAAACCCCATGCTGAGCAAATACCCGCCGCATGATCTCGATGGTATTCATAGTTGTAACTGATTTTATTGGGTGTACTTCTAGCCATTTTGAATATGCGTCAATCACAATGAGGTACATTTGTCCCAGAAATGGTCCTGCGAAATCAACATGTACTCTTTTCCACGGACCAGAAGGCCATTTCCACGGATTACCCTCAGCACGAGTCGGCATTGGCTGAGTAGCCTGACAAGCAGAGCACCCTTGCACAGTGTTTTCAATATCTTGATCGATATTAGGCCACCACACATGCAAGCGAGCTAATCCTTTCATCTGAACAATCCCCGGATGACCACCATGTAGCTCTTCTAATATTTGAATCCTATATCTCGACGGTATTACCACCCTGGCACCCCATAGAAGACATCCCTCTTCAATTGAAAACTCACGCTGACGGCTATGGAAGGGTTTCAGTTCCTGTGCTATGTCCTCAGAGTCTGGCCGTCCATTTCGTGTATAATATAAAGCTCTAGCCAGTACAGCATCATGCAAAGTTTCTCTTGCAACAGATTTCGCGGTTACAGGAAGAGAGTTCACCTGGTGCATGTTAAATGCAGTTGCTTCTTGTGTCCAGTTTACATGCTTATCTGATGCATCGGAGTCACAATCTGGTAAAGGCAACCGTGAGAGTGCATCAGCATTTCCATTGTCACTTAAACGACGTAATTCAATGTCATAATCATAAGCTGCTAACTGTATAGCCCAGCGTTGTATTCTTGCAGCTGCAAGGACTGGAATGCCCTTCTTGGGTCCCAGAATGTATGACAGTGGTTTGTTATCTGTAATAAGGGTGAATTTACGACCATATAAATATTGATGAAACTTCCGTAGTCCAAAGATGATTGCCAAACCCTCACGCTCAATTTGGGAATAGTTACGTTCAGTGTGTTAACATTCTGATGCATAAGCAATTGGTCTTTCTCTGTTACTGGTGATATGGGAAAGCACTGCTCCAAGTCCTTTGGGTGATGCATCTACTGCCAACATCACAGGTTTACTCAAATCATAGTGCACTAATACTCCTGTTTCAGTGGTCAGCATTTTTTTAATCTTGGAAAAAGCTCTTTTACACACTAGTGACCAATGCCATTTTCTGTCTTTATGCAGTAATTCCGTGATAGGCGCTGCGACTGATGAGAGATTTGGCACATAGCGACGGTAATGGTTTACCAGCCCCAGGAAGGATTGCATTTCAGACCTTGATTCTGGCCTTGGTGCCTCCGTGACTGCTGCAATGGCATCCTCCGTCATATGAATACCCTCTTCATCTACAATGAAACTCAAATATTTCAAGGAGGgcttcataaattcacatttcaaCAAATTACATTTCAACCCATTGATGTGCAACCGCTCAAGTACCTTTTGTTCAGCTTTGGTTCTCTCAGTAAGACTAATATCATCTATGTTGCATCCACAAGGCACTCCTTGCAGAACTATATCCATTAAAGACTGAAAAAGTTGTGGTGCTGCTGAGACACCATATGGTAAACGTGCATATCGGTACAAACCAAGTGGTGTGTTAATTGTCACATATTTCCTAGATTCCTCATCTAATTCCACTTGCTGATAAGCTTGCGATAAATCTAACTTTGAGAAAGTTTTTCCACCGTTCAGTCGCTGGTATAGTTCATCTGGATTTGGCATTGGATGTTCAGGGTTTTCCACATAACGATTTATGGTGACCTTGAAGTCACCACAGATCCTAATAGAACCATTGTCTTTTGGAACTGGCACTATCGGTGCCGCCCACTCACTATAGTCAACTTTCTCAATAATTCCTTCCAATTCTAGTCTTTTAAGTTCTGCATTCACAGCATCCCTGATTGCATAAGGAACTGTCCTCGCTTTATAAAAGATTGGTTTTGCATCCTTTCTCACACGAATATGAGCCTTTATATTCTTGGCTGTACCCAGTTCACCATCAAAGACATCACCATATTTCCTTAACAGTTCTTCTAACTTTGAGGTTTTCAGAATACCagaatgcagatgatttacagctAACTTTTTCCAGTCAAATTTCGCAAAATGCAGCCAGTCCCTACCGAATAAGGCAGGTCCATTCCCCTGTACCACATACAATGGCACTTCCTCCACTCTGTGTCCATGAACTTCCATAGTTACATAGCATATCCCGAAGACTTCTATTTTTTCTCCCGTCATGGTTTTCAGCACAATATCGCCGGATTGAAGTACTGTATTTTTCAGATGTTTAGCGTAGAACTCTTCACTTATCAGTGACACTGAAGCTCCTGTGTCCAATTCCATATAAATTGGTATCCCATTTAATTTAACTTTCACTATTATCTCTGGAACCTTATTGTGtcttgctttcattttcttaacACAGTATTTCAATGTATGTACCAATTCATCCTGCAGTTTGCACTCTGTAGTTTCTTCTTTCGAGCAGCTGGTCTCCTCCTCTGCCATGTTGACCGTCGATCGTTTCCTTCCTTGTCTTCCATATTTCCAATTTCGATTGACTGTGGTGTGATTTTCCATTCGGCACATTCTACGAAGGTGTCCTTTTTTATGACACCCATTACACTCAGTATCCTTATGGAAACAAAACATCAGCCTTATGGTTTGTCTTCCCGCAACGGTAACACTCAAGGAGAGAAGCTTTCGGCCCAACAACTTTTTTTACCACCTGAGTTTGACCCTGAATCTTCGTGACGTTTTCATCAGCCATTTCCTGACTTAAAGCAATCGAAAATGCTTTCTTTAAGTCAAGCTCCTGTTCACTTAATAGTTTCCTCTGTGCCGAGCGGTTGGCCAATCCAATAACAAACAAGTCTCTTAAAACTTCCTCTTGAAAAGCACCAAACTGACATGTTTCCGCCAATTTCCGTTGCTCCGTTGCATAATCAGTGATGGATTCTCCTGGACGTTGTTTCCTATTGTAAAACTTGAAACGTTCAGCTATCAGGATGGGTTTTGGGTGGAGGTGATTTTTCAAGAGCTCAGTAAGTTCTCGATAAGTCCTTGATGAGGGCTTATTAGGGGCAAGCAATGTCTTCAGAAGTCCATATGTAGGAGCGCCGACGGCGCTCAAGAAAGCTGCCCGTTTCTTATCTTCCTCTGTTATGTCATTTGCTAAGCAGAACTGATCAAACCTTTCGACATAATCTTCAAAGTCCTCGGATTTGTCAAATGCTGCTATATTACCCAAATGCGCCATCCTTAATTATCCCTTTCGTGAGTCAGTTCCTCGTCGCCATTGAAGTATATTTGGATGGACACGAAACTCAGATAGATCCTTTctgaatgactttatttttaagaCTAACTTATAATGATATACAGTTTAAAAGAAGACAAGATAGTTAACAGGGTAGTTATACTTAATGAGTAGTAAGTATctgtaaacacaaatataacctctggtaataggtagttataaacataaatacctaACAGTTAATTTCACCTTTTACACGTTCCAGTTTCGTTGgaaattttccattttcagttttatgtttatattattgttaaatctctctctctctctctctctctctctctctctctctctctctctctctcctctctctctctctacttcctcctctctctctctcttctctctctctctctctcacttattcccttcctccctctctctctctctctctctctctctctctctcacacacacacacacacacacacaaatgggcGTGTGGGgatgaaataataagaaatacaaatGCCGGTCTATTAATTTCTCCGTAATTCCTGTCTAGTTCGGTTTCCGTGGGAATGATAAAAGGGAAAGGAATGTCAATCGCGATTCAGAGGATTCGAAAAGAACTATCGATTCCTGGCAGAAAAGGATACGAATCTCCTTCCATTTCTAGTCTTGTGTAaacgaaaactactgagatggttattcgtctgtccgtcagcattttttctgtccgccctcagatcttaaaaactactggggccatatggctgcaaattggttaaaACCTACTGGGGTCAGATGGCTGCAAATTTGTTAAAAACTATTGGGCCCATATTACTGCAAATTGGTTAAAAACTACTGGGGTCAGATGGCTACAAATTCGTTAAAAACTATTGGGGCCATATGGCTACATATTGGTTGAAAACTACAGGGGccagatggctgcaaattggttaaaaactactgatgctagagggctgcaaattggttaaaaactactgaggctagagggctacaaattggtatgtgaaTAATCCACCCAcgaaccatcaaacataccaaattgcagccctctagccacagtgttattttttaaattatttaaggttaaatttaggaCATGATCGAgcgtctggtatatatatatatatatatatatatatatatataatatatatatatatagatcctatatatatatctatatatatatatatatatatatatatatatatatatatatgtcctatatatatatgtatctatatatatatatatatatatatatatatatatatatatatatatatatatatatattatagtatatatagatatatatatatatatatatatatatatatatatataaatctatatatatatcttatatatatatctatatatatatatcttatatatatatatatatatatagatatatatatatatatatatatatatagatatatatatagatatatatatatatatatatatatatatatatatatatatatatatatatatatatatattactatatatatatatatatatatatatatatatatatctatatatatatatagacatatatatatatatatatatatatatatatatatatgtgtgtgtgtgtgtgtgtgtgtgtgtgtgtgtgtgtgcttgcagttACTAAAACATACCTTATATTCAGGAGCCATAAAATctaggcatatatataatatatatatatatatatatatagtatatatatatatatgtgtgtatgtgtgtgtgtgtgtgtgtgtgtgtgtgtatgtatgtatgtatgtatgctatatatatatatatattatatagtatatatatatatactatatagtatatatatatattaatatatatatatatataatattatatatatgtagaaatatatatatatatatatttttatatatcatatattatatatatgtatatatatatatatatatatatatattatatctataaatatatatatatctgtatatagttatatatatatatatatatatatatatatatatatacacatatatatatatatatatatatatattatattatatatatatatatatatatatatatatatatatatacatacatctatacgaAATATAAAAAGTTTCACCTCTTCAATACTGCCTTCCAACTACCTACTACTTTTCTCTAATAACATCATTACCTTA
Coding sequences within it:
- the LOC135211467 gene encoding uncharacterized protein K02A2.6-like, with amino-acid sequence MAEEETSCSKEETTECKLQDELVHTLKYCVKKMKARHNKVPEIIVKVKLNGIPIYMELDTGASVSLISEEFYAKHLKNTVLQSGDIVLKTMTGEKIEVFGICYVTMEVHGHRVEEVPLYVVQGNGPALFGRDWLHFAKFDWKKLAVNHLHSGILKTSKLEELLRKYGDVFDGELGTAKNIKAHIRVRKDAKPIFYKARTVPYAIRDAVNAELKRLELEGIIEKVDYSEWAAPIVPVPKDNGSIRICGDFKVTINRYVENPEHPMPNPDELYQRLNGGKTFSKLDLSQAYQQVELDEESRKYVTINTPLGLYRYARLPYGVSAAPQLFQSLMDIVLQGVPCGCNIDDISLTERTKAEQKVLERLHINGLKCNLLKCEFMKPSLKYLSFIVDEEGIHMTEDAIAAVTEAPRPESRSEMQSFLGLVNHYRRYVPNLSSVAAPITELLHKDRKWHWSLVCKRAFSKIKKMLTTETGVLVHYDLSKPVMLAVDASPKGLGAVLSHITNNKPLSYILGPKKGIPVLAAARIQRWAIQLAAYDYDIELRRLSDNGNADALSRLPLPDCDSDASDKHVNWTQEATAFNMHQVNSLPVTAKSVARETLHDAVLARALYYTRNGRPDSEDIAQELKPFHSRQREFSIEEGCLLWGARVVIPSRYRIQILEELHGGHPGIVQMKGLARLHVWWPNIDQDIENTVQGCSACQATQPMPTRAEGNPWKWPSGPWKRVHVDFAGPFLGQMYLIVIDAYSKWLEVHPIKSVTTMNTIEIMRRVFAQHGVCVELVSDNGRQFVAEEFKEFMTQNGVKHILIPAYHPSSNGQAENTVRTFKQGMKRAMRTLQSCNTSLNTKLCQFILTYRTTPHCTTKRTPAELMGRQLRTRLDLLHPDASQRIERKASENEKPMRELDIGDVVLVREYRQNTKKGILIK